A DNA window from Hydractinia symbiolongicarpus strain clone_291-10 chromosome 6, HSymV2.1, whole genome shotgun sequence contains the following coding sequences:
- the LOC130647071 gene encoding germ cell nuclear acidic protein-like, whose protein sequence is MKIAVCFAALFVISFAAPIYEGDENKVVEEATATGEVNAVSVREREVEKQLGDLTVAEENREVDELEDLEVEDQSDVKDDAREQSDVEDDAEDQADVEDDAEDQGDVEDDAEDQADVEDDAEDQADVEDDAEDQANVEDDAEDQADVEDDAEDQADVEDDAEDKADVEDDARDQSDVEDDARDQSDVEDDARDQSDVEDDAEDQSDAEDDAEDQSDAEDDAEDQSDVEDDAEDQSDVEDDAEDQSDVEDDAEDQSNVEDDAEDQSNVKDGAEDQSNVEDGAEDQLDVENDVENHSEGNYNNKYDALEDNSENLHTQGNSDAHDTGDVLEDESDRSDTEFEKSNDDTNDKIDNESVVVNKDEGQVEDTEEESSLDMDLVWPQ, encoded by the exons ATGAAAATCGCCGTGTGTTTTGCAGCTTTATTTGTTATCAGCTTTGCAGCGCCAATCTATGAAG GCGACGAAAATAAGGTGGTAGAAGAAGCAACAGCTACGGGAGAGGTGAATGCTGTATCTGTACGTGAAAGAGAAGTAGAAAAACAGTTGGGAGATCTAACGGTGGCAGAAGAAAACCGTGAAGTAGACGAATTGGAGGATCTAGAAGTCGAAGATCAGTCCGACGTTAAAGATGATGCCAGAGAGCAGTCCGACGTTGAGGATGATGCCGAAGATCAGGCCGACGTTGAGGATGATGCTGAAGATCAGGGCGACGTTGAGGATGATGCCGAAGATCAGGCCGACGTTGAGGATGATGCTGAAGATCAGGCCGACGTTGAGGATGATGCGGAAGATCAGGCCAACGTTGAGGATGATGCCGAAGATCAGGCCGACGTTGAGGATGATGCCGAAGATCAGGCCGACGTTGAGGATGATGCCGAAGATAAGGCCGACGTTGAGGATGATGCCAGAGATCAATCCGACGTTGAGGATGATGCCAGAGATCAATCCGACGTTGAGGATGATGCCAGAGATCAATCCGACGTTGAGGATGATGCCGAAGATCAGTCCGACGCTGAGGATGATGCCGAAGATCAGTCCGACGCTGAGGATGATGCCGAAGATCAGTCCGACGTTGAGGATGATGCCGAAGATCAGTCCGACGTTGAGGATGATGCCGAAGATCAGTCCGACGTTGAGGATGATGCCGAAGATCAGTCCAACGTTGAGGATGATGCCGAAGATCAGTCCAACGTTAAAGACGGTGCCGAAGATCAGTCCAACGTTGAAGACGGTGCCGAAGATCAGTTGGACGTTGAGAACGATGTTGAAAATCATTCTGAAGGTAACTATAACAATAAGTACGACGCTTTAGAAGATAATTCTGAAAATCTCCACACGCAAGGTAACTCTGACGCACATGATACAGGCGATGTGTTGGAAGATGAATCCGACAGATCCGATACAGAATTCGAGAAATCAAATGATGACACTAACGATAAGATCGACAATGAATCAGTAGTCGTCAACAAGGACGAGGGACAGGTGGAGGACACAGAAGAGGAATCCAGCTTAGATATGGACTTAGTATGGCCACAATAG